A genomic window from Calditerricola satsumensis includes:
- a CDS encoding 5-formyltetrahydrofolate cyclo-ligase produces MDNAREHRRQAKRRLRARILAVRDGLPEAARAAASRRICAAVAALDVWRDAETVMLYAAFGSEVNVDALVAWAWRANKKVLLPRVEKAERRIRPYRVDGWDVLVPGTYGIREPDPARCAPWTGPIDAVIVPGVAFDGRGGRMGYGAGYYDRFLTGPADGAVRVAVAFSCQVVDALPLEPHDAPMHWLVTEDGAFRLPASTFAVQSRAGAIG; encoded by the coding sequence ATGGACAATGCCCGTGAACACAGGCGCCAAGCCAAACGCCGGCTCCGCGCGCGGATCCTGGCGGTGCGCGATGGCCTCCCCGAGGCGGCGCGCGCCGCGGCGTCGCGGCGGATTTGCGCGGCCGTTGCGGCGCTCGATGTGTGGCGCGACGCGGAGACGGTGATGCTGTATGCCGCCTTTGGCAGCGAGGTGAACGTCGACGCCCTCGTAGCCTGGGCCTGGCGCGCGAACAAGAAGGTGCTGCTTCCGCGCGTCGAGAAGGCGGAGCGGCGCATTCGGCCCTATCGGGTCGACGGTTGGGATGTCCTTGTGCCCGGCACCTATGGCATCCGCGAGCCCGATCCCGCGCGCTGCGCGCCGTGGACGGGCCCGATCGACGCCGTCATCGTCCCGGGCGTGGCCTTTGACGGCCGTGGGGGGCGGATGGGGTACGGCGCGGGATACTACGACCGCTTTCTGACCGGCCCGGCCGATGGAGCGGTGCGCGTGGCGGTGGCCTTCTCGTGCCAGGTGGTGGACGCGTTGCCGCTGGAACCGCACGATGCCCCGATGCATTGGTTGGTCACCGAAGACGGCGCCTTCCGCCTGCCGGCGAGCACCTTCGCGGTCCAAAGCCGGGCCGGCGCGATCGGGTAA
- a CDS encoding MogA/MoaB family molybdenum cofactor biosynthesis protein, translated as MWKVGIITASDTAARGEREDESARVLHELVREHLKCDVVVYRILPDDIETLKEHMIELIDREHVDLLLTTGGTGLSPRDVTPEATLAVIDREIPGFAEEMRRACMAHSRRAMLTRAVAGTRGNALVINFPGSPSGVRECFAAIVDQIPHALAILQGKEAEYAGQPVE; from the coding sequence ATGTGGAAGGTCGGCATCATCACGGCCAGCGACACCGCCGCCCGTGGCGAGCGGGAAGACGAAAGTGCCCGGGTGCTGCACGAGCTGGTGCGCGAGCATCTCAAGTGCGACGTGGTGGTTTACCGCATCCTGCCCGACGACATCGAAACGCTCAAGGAGCACATGATCGAGCTGATTGACCGGGAGCACGTCGACCTGCTCCTCACCACCGGCGGCACCGGCCTGTCGCCCCGCGACGTGACGCCCGAGGCGACGCTGGCGGTGATCGACCGGGAGATCCCGGGCTTTGCCGAAGAAATGCGCCGCGCGTGCATGGCCCATTCGCGGCGGGCCATGCTCACGCGCGCCGTCGCCGGGACGCGGGGCAACGCCTTGGTCATCAACTTCCCGGGAAGCCCCAGCGGCGTGCGGGAATGCTTCGCGGCCATCGTCGACCAGATTCCGCATGCGCTGGCCATCTTGCAGGGCAAAGAGGCCGAGTATGCGGGCCAGCCTGTCGAATAA
- a CDS encoding twin-arginine translocase TatA/TatE family subunit: MFSNIGFGEILLILLIALLLFGPSKLPELGRAFGRTLREFKNATKGLVDDDEGGNAGEAPRASK; encoded by the coding sequence GTGTTTTCCAACATCGGCTTTGGGGAAATTCTGCTGATCCTGCTCATTGCCCTGCTCCTGTTTGGACCGAGCAAGTTGCCGGAACTGGGGCGCGCCTTTGGGCGCACGCTGCGCGAGTTTAAGAACGCCACCAAGGGCTTAGTGGACGACGACGAGGGCGGCAATGCGGGCGAAGCGCCCAGAGCGTCCAAGTAA